In Cetobacterium sp. ZOR0034, the DNA window CTTGTAAATTATCCTCTGTTTTCCTTATTAAGTCATGTAATGCTTTCTGTCTTTGTAGATATTTCGCTCTTCTTTTATTTACACTTTCTTTAGTTGTATTTATTATAGGTAATAAAAATCCTGCAACTATTCCAGCTGAAAATCCATTATTATAAAGGTTTAACCCACCATGAACAACACCTATACTTTGGACTACCGCAATATGCAACATCCCTGCTACTATCCCCCATCCAAAACCATACACTCCTGCTACTGGTGCTAAAGATGTTCCAAACAATCCAGATAAAGCTAATGTAAATCCATCTGTTGTACTTCCAAACTTTCCTAAAAATACTCCTATTAATATCGGCGTAATATTAAGAATAGTTTTCCCATAAGCCGAGAATCCTACTATTGTTAATATTCCTGCAAGTAATGGTCCATTTAAAGTTTGACCTAATAAGATAGGATACATCATTGCTACAAATCCCATAGTTCCCATATTTATAAAAGTTAAGCCGTAGCCATATTTCAAAACAAAATCACTCTTCAATCCACTATCTTTCAGTAAAGCTTTATATCCTGAAAAACTTTTATTGTTTATATAATATCCTATCAATATTAAAGCCAAAAATACACCACTAGATATTATTTTAAGTTCAACATCATGTTCTATAGATATTATTCTTTGAGGTACCACTA includes these proteins:
- a CDS encoding DUF1576 domain-containing protein, coding for MDNFKGDRSKKVWLLTEIVVGVLFALFAYFVLKGKENILEGFIRILTSPTVLITDFLVIGGMGATFLNAFLIFAFNYTLMRLLGTPLNGLAIASFFTVFGFSFFGKNILNILPFYVGGILYSKYEHIDFKDILVTISFTSALAPFISEVAFNIHVFSEYAYVHAIVLGIVIGFIVTPLAKKMAGFHEGFNLYNLGFTGGILGAVIASVLKLYQFVVVPQRIISIEHDVELKIISSGVFLALILIGYYINNKSFSGYKALLKDSGLKSDFVLKYGYGLTFINMGTMGFVAMMYPILLGQTLNGPLLAGILTIVGFSAYGKTILNITPILIGVFLGKFGSTTDGFTLALSGLFGTSLAPVAGVYGFGWGIVAGMLHIAVVQSIGVVHGGLNLYNNGFSAGIVAGFLLPIINTTKESVNKRRAKYLQRQKALHDLIRKTEDNLQDKL